From the genome of Pseudomonas sp. gcc21, one region includes:
- a CDS encoding cation diffusion facilitator family transporter, with translation MGHQHLHNEQAGDKRVWWAVAVNLILTVVQIAGGILSGSLSLVADAIHNLSDAISMAIAYIARRIARRPANEEWTFGYVRAELIAALINYTTLIVIGLYLVYEAIFRFIEPQPVQGWTVVIVAAVALMVDTITAMLTYSLSKSSINIRAAFLHNVSDALGSVGVIIAGTLIILYDWVFIDPLITLMIAGYILWQAFTEIGGAIRILMSATPKDIDPQEVISRSLAVSGVCGVHHLHIWLIDEHRTSLEAHVVIEDQLMSRSEDIKNDLKKMLKDTFSIHHVTLDVESSSGECGDAKTIGH, from the coding sequence GTGGGACATCAACATCTACATAACGAACAGGCTGGTGATAAACGCGTTTGGTGGGCCGTAGCCGTCAATCTTATCCTAACCGTGGTGCAGATAGCGGGGGGAATATTGTCAGGGAGCCTCTCACTGGTTGCCGATGCGATACACAACCTGAGCGACGCGATCTCGATGGCTATCGCCTATATCGCCAGAAGGATAGCTCGGCGTCCAGCCAACGAAGAGTGGACGTTCGGATATGTTCGAGCAGAGTTGATTGCAGCGCTTATAAACTACACCACCTTGATCGTGATCGGCCTGTACCTGGTTTACGAAGCGATCTTTCGCTTTATCGAACCGCAGCCTGTTCAGGGGTGGACTGTTGTCATTGTCGCAGCTGTCGCTTTAATGGTTGACACGATAACGGCCATGCTGACCTATTCATTATCAAAGTCCAGTATTAATATTCGGGCGGCGTTTTTACACAACGTGTCAGATGCATTGGGGTCCGTTGGAGTCATCATCGCAGGTACTTTGATTATTCTGTACGACTGGGTATTTATAGATCCTCTGATAACGCTAATGATAGCTGGGTATATATTGTGGCAAGCATTTACAGAAATAGGCGGCGCCATACGCATACTCATGTCTGCCACACCAAAAGATATAGATCCCCAGGAGGTTATATCAAGGTCGTTGGCCGTTTCAGGGGTGTGTGGCGTTCATCACCTGCACATCTGGCTCATAGATGAACACCGGACATCACTCGAGGCCCACGTTGTGATTGAGGACCAGCTGATGAGCCGAAGTGAGGACATCAAGAATGATCTCAAGAAAATGCTCAAAGATACCTTTTCCATTCATCATGTTACGTTAGATGTGGAATCTTCATCGGGAGAATGTGGCGACGCGAAAACGATTGGCCATTGA
- a CDS encoding efflux RND transporter permease subunit, whose product MQSIIRFALDNRLLVVVLALATLVGGYFAYRTLPVDAYPDISPALVQVFVETEGLAPEEVEKYVTYPIESAMNGLPELDHVRSISNFGLSVVNIYFEDGTDIYFARQLVGERLQVARESIPTGFGEPVMGPITTGLGQILFYVLEDTSGQYSTTELREIQDWIVKFNLQTVKGVTEVLSIGGEVKQFHVNVDPNALLRYDVSLPEIKERIEANNANAGAQFIVKNDEEYIVRSVGLATDLESLRNIVVKTIDGTPVYLHQLGDLDIGGEIRRGLTTKDGNGEVVVGMVLKLIGSNTSNVIDAVKQELATINDNLPEGIEVQPYYDQATLVKAAVTTVINALLQGIILVALVLLAFMGGLRPSLVVALSIPFSVGFTFLAMKIFGISANLMSLGGLAIAIGMMVDGAVVVVENVDRMLREARPDESRLHIVMRACQSVARPILFAISIIIVVFLPLFTLQGVEGATFKPLAYTVAVAMFGSLIFALVIAPVAASLLMRSPKVREDKPRKDIISFLLKGYKPLVEAMVARRWIALALAVVVLAVGAAVAPRLGSEFVPRLNEGDLLIRATMAPSISLEKAKTTITVFERQLMEDFPEVTQVVSRIGRGEVGAHADPVNNAEIFVALKPQEEWVSADTLDGLYAAMSKRFEDFPGAKFNFTQPIAAAVDELLTGTKAELAAKLFGDDLDVLVEKAQEIEQVMGTVPGAQDVQRDQIGGTPQLRITLDRAAIARYGLNVSDIHDTLSVAVGGSEAGQVFEGIRRFDIYVRLKKGARNETEVIRQLILENASGQRIPLEELASIEEVVGPRQITRENNQRFITIQTNVRDRDIGSFVAEADAAIAEQVDLPPGYFLKWGGQFELQQQANKRLMIVVPITLALVFIMLYANFGSLRNALLIMLNIPLALVGGIVGLWLTGQSLSVPASIGFIALFGIALENGLVLVSYLNELVRDGVSVAEASVRAACARLRAVIMTAVTTALGLFPLLFASGAGSEVQRPLATVVVGGLVTATILTLLVIPALYQWFADKPADIGETR is encoded by the coding sequence ATGCAAAGCATCATCCGTTTTGCGCTGGATAACCGGCTGCTGGTGGTCGTGTTAGCTCTGGCGACACTTGTTGGCGGTTACTTCGCTTATCGCACCCTGCCGGTGGACGCCTACCCGGATATTTCGCCGGCATTGGTCCAGGTGTTCGTGGAAACCGAGGGGTTGGCACCCGAAGAAGTGGAAAAATACGTCACCTATCCGATTGAAAGTGCAATGAATGGTCTGCCAGAACTCGACCATGTGCGTTCGATTTCCAACTTTGGGCTGTCAGTTGTCAATATCTATTTTGAGGATGGGACTGATATCTATTTCGCCCGGCAATTGGTGGGCGAGAGGCTTCAGGTCGCTCGGGAGTCGATTCCCACCGGTTTTGGCGAGCCGGTCATGGGGCCTATTACTACAGGGCTTGGGCAGATACTGTTTTATGTACTCGAGGACACCAGCGGTCAATACAGCACTACCGAGCTGCGTGAGATTCAGGACTGGATCGTTAAGTTCAATTTGCAGACCGTCAAGGGCGTAACCGAAGTTCTTTCGATTGGCGGCGAAGTGAAACAGTTTCATGTGAATGTCGATCCGAACGCGCTGCTTCGCTACGACGTCAGTTTGCCGGAAATCAAGGAGCGTATTGAAGCCAACAACGCCAATGCCGGCGCCCAGTTCATCGTCAAGAATGACGAAGAATACATTGTGCGGTCGGTGGGTCTTGCCACAGATCTCGAGTCTCTTCGCAACATTGTGGTGAAGACCATCGACGGGACTCCCGTTTATTTGCACCAACTTGGTGATCTGGACATTGGCGGAGAAATTCGCCGCGGACTGACTACCAAGGATGGCAACGGCGAGGTGGTTGTCGGCATGGTGTTGAAGCTGATCGGCAGCAACACCTCCAACGTTATCGATGCGGTAAAGCAGGAGTTGGCGACAATCAACGATAACCTGCCTGAAGGCATCGAGGTGCAGCCGTATTATGACCAGGCTACGCTCGTGAAAGCGGCCGTAACCACGGTGATCAATGCTCTGTTGCAGGGCATCATTCTAGTAGCCCTGGTTCTGCTGGCTTTTATGGGTGGTCTCAGGCCAAGCCTGGTGGTGGCGCTCTCCATTCCATTTTCGGTCGGCTTTACCTTTCTTGCGATGAAAATTTTCGGAATATCCGCCAACCTGATGTCGCTGGGTGGGCTTGCCATCGCTATCGGTATGATGGTGGATGGCGCGGTTGTGGTGGTTGAAAACGTTGATCGCATGTTGCGCGAAGCTAGGCCTGATGAGTCGCGTCTGCATATCGTGATGCGCGCCTGTCAGTCGGTCGCAAGACCGATCCTGTTTGCGATCAGCATTATCATTGTCGTGTTCCTGCCGCTATTCACCTTACAGGGCGTGGAAGGTGCGACATTCAAACCGCTGGCTTACACGGTGGCGGTGGCGATGTTTGGATCGCTGATCTTCGCGCTAGTAATCGCACCAGTAGCCGCTTCGCTCCTGATGAGGAGCCCCAAGGTTCGTGAGGACAAGCCACGCAAGGACATCATCAGCTTTCTGCTCAAAGGTTATAAACCACTGGTAGAGGCAATGGTTGCTCGCCGCTGGATCGCGTTGGCGCTGGCGGTCGTCGTTCTGGCGGTGGGCGCTGCAGTAGCGCCGCGTCTGGGCTCGGAATTTGTGCCGCGTCTGAATGAGGGCGACCTGTTGATTCGCGCCACCATGGCGCCTTCTATCTCGTTGGAGAAAGCCAAAACCACTATCACTGTTTTTGAACGGCAACTGATGGAAGATTTTCCGGAGGTAACGCAGGTAGTCTCGCGTATTGGCCGGGGTGAAGTTGGCGCACACGCCGATCCGGTAAACAACGCCGAGATATTCGTTGCTCTCAAGCCACAGGAGGAGTGGGTGAGCGCGGATACATTGGACGGTCTTTATGCCGCAATGAGCAAGAGATTTGAAGATTTCCCCGGCGCCAAGTTCAACTTCACACAACCAATTGCCGCTGCTGTGGATGAATTGCTGACGGGGACCAAGGCCGAACTTGCAGCCAAGCTCTTTGGTGATGACCTTGATGTGCTTGTTGAAAAAGCACAAGAGATCGAACAGGTGATGGGCACAGTGCCTGGAGCGCAGGATGTTCAACGCGATCAGATCGGTGGCACACCGCAACTGCGCATTACGCTGGACCGGGCTGCGATCGCCCGCTACGGACTCAATGTGAGTGATATTCACGATACGTTGAGCGTCGCGGTCGGTGGTAGCGAAGCGGGACAGGTGTTCGAGGGTATTCGTCGTTTCGATATATATGTGCGTCTGAAAAAGGGGGCGCGAAACGAGACGGAAGTCATTCGGCAGCTGATTCTCGAAAACGCCTCCGGCCAGCGGATACCCTTGGAGGAGCTGGCAAGTATCGAAGAAGTTGTCGGGCCACGGCAAATCACCCGAGAAAACAATCAGCGTTTCATCACCATTCAAACGAACGTGCGTGATCGGGACATCGGCTCCTTTGTTGCCGAAGCCGATGCTGCTATTGCTGAACAGGTCGACCTGCCGCCGGGGTATTTTCTCAAGTGGGGTGGTCAGTTCGAGCTTCAGCAACAGGCCAACAAGCGTCTGATGATCGTGGTACCGATTACCCTGGCGCTGGTGTTCATAATGCTTTACGCAAACTTTGGTTCGCTGCGTAACGCTTTACTGATCATGCTCAACATCCCGTTGGCTCTGGTGGGCGGTATCGTTGGCTTGTGGTTGACGGGGCAGAGCTTGTCAGTACCTGCGTCAATTGGTTTCATCGCGCTTTTTGGTATCGCATTGGAAAACGGTCTGGTGCTTGTCAGCTATCTCAATGAGTTGGTCAGAGATGGCGTTTCCGTTGCTGAAGCCAGTGTCCGGGCGGCGTGTGCACGTCTGCGAGCGGTGATCATGACTGCTGTGACAACGGCGCTTGGGCTGTTTCCGCTCTTGTTCGCCAGCGGCGCCGGCAGCGAAGTGCAACGGCCTCTGGCCACCGTCGTGGTCGGCGGACTGGTCACAGCTACGATTCTTACCCTGTTGGTTATTCCCGCTCTTTATCAATGGTTCGCTGATAAACCAGCTGATATCGGCGAAACCCGTTGA
- the cadR gene encoding Cd(II)/Pb(II)-responsive transcriptional regulator, producing MRIGQLAEAAGIATQTIRFYERQGLLDPPSRQDNGYRIYTERHAKRLAFIRRCRILNLSLAEIHDLQSYQADPHQPCAAVNTMLDDHIGYVRSQITVLHELERQLVALRGRCSDKREATDCGILAGINEGSDPDDSCQRS from the coding sequence ATGCGTATTGGTCAGTTAGCAGAGGCAGCAGGTATCGCCACCCAAACGATTCGGTTTTATGAACGACAGGGCCTGCTTGACCCGCCAAGCCGACAGGACAACGGTTATCGTATCTATACCGAGCGACATGCCAAACGGCTCGCTTTCATTCGTCGCTGCCGAATCCTGAACCTATCACTGGCAGAGATTCATGACCTCCAAAGCTATCAGGCCGATCCTCACCAGCCTTGTGCAGCGGTGAACACGATGCTCGATGACCACATTGGTTACGTGCGATCGCAGATAACTGTGCTACATGAACTTGAGAGGCAGCTTGTTGCATTGAGAGGGCGTTGCTCGGATAAGCGCGAAGCAACCGATTGTGGGATCTTGGCGGGAATCAATGAAGGAAGCGATCCGGATGACAGTTGTCAACGTAGCTAA
- a CDS encoding P-II family nitrogen regulator produces MQEIKAYIKNHKLEAVTLALHRVSGISGMSVSEVRGFGRSKAHTSAANPIDGTADFVKHVKIEVVCHNQYVDEVVQVLKDVAHTGLRGDGRIFVSDVRRAIRIEDGVEDSTVV; encoded by the coding sequence ATGCAAGAGATCAAAGCCTATATCAAGAACCACAAGCTCGAAGCAGTGACCCTGGCGTTGCACCGGGTGAGCGGTATCAGCGGTATGAGTGTCTCCGAGGTGCGTGGTTTTGGGCGGAGCAAGGCCCATACCAGCGCGGCCAACCCGATTGACGGCACGGCGGATTTCGTCAAGCACGTAAAAATCGAGGTGGTGTGTCATAACCAGTACGTGGACGAGGTGGTTCAGGTACTGAAAGACGTGGCCCATACCGGGCTACGGGGTGATGGGCGCATTTTCGTCAGCGATGTCAGACGGGCAATTCGGATCGAGGATGGTGTCGAGGATAGCACTGTCGTCTGA
- a CDS encoding OprD family porin, with protein sequence MNKNISRTLIASSILFAAHSGAVSAQEHIASGFVDGSNLSVLNRNFYFNRDDRHGQFSPKGTGYSEAWAHGITVNFESGYTEGTVGFGLDAFAMLGLKLDTGDGRNGGRSTFDVLPVDSQGKAEDEYTKIGAVAKLRAFDTVIKIGDVFPANPVVHYGDSRLLPESFRGVTLANTHVEGLTVQGGRLTGMSQPTSSSMHDDFATFYAGAVDSPWVAYFGGDYILNPELGFSLYTSRLKDAWDQTYVGISGELPMSERISLFGGINYYDARDEGKKLLGEFSNQIWSARVGIATGAHSIAVSHQRNHGDDDFDYLRQSDAIFLDNASQYNDFNAPKEQSWMFRYDLDMTEYGVPGLSFMTRYAKGSEADYSNANAVYMRRDADGDPLTDQKRWERDIEAKYIVQSGKLHGLSFRVRQATARATAFESDLDEVRIIIEYPLDII encoded by the coding sequence ATGAATAAAAACATCAGTCGCACGTTGATTGCCTCGTCAATACTGTTTGCCGCTCACTCCGGAGCTGTATCAGCACAAGAACATATTGCATCTGGCTTCGTAGATGGAAGCAACCTATCGGTACTGAACCGAAATTTCTATTTTAATCGAGACGACCGTCATGGTCAGTTCAGTCCGAAAGGGACAGGATATTCTGAAGCATGGGCACACGGCATCACGGTTAACTTCGAGTCAGGTTATACCGAAGGGACAGTTGGTTTTGGTTTGGATGCTTTCGCGATGTTGGGTTTGAAACTCGATACTGGCGACGGACGAAACGGCGGACGCAGCACCTTTGACGTACTTCCTGTCGACTCCCAGGGCAAAGCCGAAGACGAATACACAAAGATCGGGGCGGTAGCTAAGCTGCGCGCCTTTGACACAGTAATCAAGATAGGTGACGTTTTTCCGGCTAACCCTGTTGTCCACTACGGAGATTCACGGCTACTTCCTGAAAGTTTCAGGGGCGTTACACTGGCCAACACACATGTTGAAGGATTGACCGTACAAGGCGGTCGACTCACTGGCATGAGCCAGCCAACCAGCAGCAGTATGCATGATGATTTCGCAACATTTTATGCAGGCGCGGTCGACTCTCCATGGGTGGCTTATTTCGGAGGGGATTATATCCTCAATCCCGAATTAGGGTTCAGCCTATATACAAGCCGCCTTAAAGACGCCTGGGATCAAACGTATGTTGGTATTTCCGGTGAGCTGCCAATGTCCGAACGAATTTCGCTGTTTGGTGGCATAAATTATTACGATGCCCGCGACGAGGGCAAGAAGCTACTCGGAGAGTTTAGCAACCAGATATGGAGTGCTAGAGTCGGAATTGCGACCGGTGCCCACAGCATCGCGGTGTCCCACCAGCGCAACCATGGAGATGACGATTTCGATTATCTGCGGCAATCCGATGCAATCTTTCTCGATAACGCATCTCAGTATAATGATTTCAACGCACCAAAAGAGCAGTCGTGGATGTTTCGTTATGATCTGGACATGACTGAGTATGGCGTGCCGGGACTTTCATTCATGACCCGTTATGCCAAAGGAAGCGAGGCCGACTATTCAAATGCTAACGCGGTCTATATGAGACGGGATGCGGACGGGGACCCGCTTACTGACCAGAAGCGTTGGGAGAGAGACATCGAAGCCAAGTACATAGTGCAGTCCGGAAAACTCCATGGCCTGTCTTTTAGGGTGCGCCAGGCTACTGCACGTGCAACCGCTTTTGAATCGGATCTAGATGAAGTCAGGATTATTATAGAATACCCGCTTGATATTATCTGA
- a CDS encoding TolC family protein, translating into MNYRILGVRFYAAALSLGLLAVPSTSAALTLEEAISLAEREAPSLAARNANLQAAQSSVAPAGELPDPKLKLGLQSLPVEGESSLRLGAEPMTMQMIGVMQEVPNRAKRRARVETAEATVALAHAQQKIERLKVRQLTAEAWIATLAAEQKLSIFDQLYAENRLLSQAVKARIAGARGMASDSVLPKQEAALLAEQEDVLVRNEAVARAELQRWIGEAASVPLEGSWPVWRGDLDQYRHNLDRHPELLAFDPLSDRAEAKIAEAISDKRPDWGWGVDYQHRGGGFGDMVSLSVSFDLPVFAGSRQEPKIAAERARLAELEAERQARLRLYNQELAADAAELQRLNRALSRFDETLLPLAEEKVRLAMADYRSGNGELISVIDARQELVEMRLRRVDLARDRSLTNARLHFAYGDIQP; encoded by the coding sequence ATGAATTACCGAATCCTCGGGGTGCGTTTCTACGCAGCTGCCTTGTCGCTCGGCCTTTTGGCTGTGCCCAGTACCTCGGCAGCGCTCACTCTGGAAGAAGCCATCAGTCTGGCTGAGCGGGAAGCCCCTTCATTGGCCGCGCGCAATGCAAACCTTCAAGCCGCTCAAAGTTCGGTGGCCCCGGCGGGTGAGCTACCGGACCCAAAGTTGAAGCTTGGTCTCCAGAGCCTCCCTGTCGAAGGTGAATCCAGCCTGCGATTGGGCGCTGAGCCCATGACCATGCAAATGATCGGCGTTATGCAAGAGGTTCCTAACCGGGCCAAGCGACGGGCACGCGTAGAAACCGCTGAAGCAACTGTGGCATTGGCGCATGCCCAGCAAAAAATCGAACGCCTTAAGGTTCGTCAGCTGACAGCTGAGGCTTGGATTGCCACGTTGGCAGCGGAGCAAAAGCTGAGCATTTTTGACCAGCTCTATGCAGAAAATCGTCTCTTATCTCAGGCCGTTAAAGCAAGAATCGCTGGTGCTCGCGGAATGGCGAGCGATAGCGTTCTACCAAAGCAGGAAGCGGCTCTTTTGGCCGAGCAAGAAGATGTGCTGGTGCGCAACGAAGCTGTTGCCCGTGCGGAGCTGCAGCGCTGGATTGGCGAGGCTGCTAGCGTGCCGCTGGAGGGAAGCTGGCCAGTGTGGCGGGGTGATCTCGATCAATACCGGCACAATCTTGACCGCCACCCCGAGCTGTTGGCCTTCGATCCTTTGAGTGACCGCGCTGAGGCGAAGATTGCCGAAGCCATTTCGGATAAAAGGCCCGACTGGGGGTGGGGCGTGGATTATCAACATAGGGGGGGCGGGTTCGGCGACATGGTCAGTCTCAGTGTCAGCTTCGATCTGCCGGTGTTCGCAGGTTCCAGACAAGAACCGAAAATCGCCGCTGAGCGCGCCCGTCTGGCGGAGCTGGAGGCCGAGCGGCAAGCAAGGCTGCGCCTGTATAACCAAGAGCTTGCAGCCGATGCCGCAGAGCTGCAACGGCTCAATCGAGCGCTTTCTCGATTCGATGAAACACTGCTTCCGCTCGCTGAAGAAAAGGTGCGTCTGGCCATGGCGGATTACCGGTCCGGAAATGGTGAGCTCATCTCCGTTATTGATGCACGGCAGGAGCTTGTCGAAATGCGCTTGCGCCGTGTGGATCTCGCCCGTGACCGCTCTCTGACCAACGCCCGCTTACATTTCGCCTATGGAGACATCCAGCCATGA
- a CDS encoding cation transporter — protein sequence MLVSGDASVSVFAVPKMDCPSEERMIRLALNSFHNIRALSFDLSNRRLTVVHDGEVEPITAKLRTLGLGASLQKTSTADSGAVTAAISSATSDTQESGTLRWLLGINAIMFLAEMTVGLIAQSAGLIADSLDMFADAAVYGLALYAVGRSLRLQTRAAHVAGVLQLVLALGVLMEVGRRFLFGSEPESLVMMIVGFIALIANTVCLLLIFKHREGGVHMKASWIFSANDVLINLGVITAGALVAWTGSSYPDLIIGTIVGLIVLNGARRILALKA from the coding sequence ATGCTGGTGTCCGGCGATGCGTCAGTTAGCGTCTTTGCCGTGCCGAAGATGGACTGCCCATCGGAAGAACGAATGATCCGCTTGGCGCTGAATAGTTTTCATAATATTCGAGCGCTCTCCTTTGATTTGTCGAATCGACGGTTGACGGTCGTGCACGATGGGGAGGTCGAGCCCATAACGGCAAAACTGAGGACCCTGGGGTTGGGCGCATCTCTTCAGAAAACAAGCACTGCCGACTCAGGGGCGGTCACTGCTGCCATATCCTCTGCAACCTCGGACACTCAAGAGTCTGGCACTCTGCGCTGGTTGCTCGGCATCAATGCGATCATGTTCCTAGCCGAAATGACCGTAGGCTTGATCGCCCAGTCTGCTGGGCTGATTGCTGACTCGCTGGACATGTTTGCCGACGCAGCCGTCTATGGTCTTGCTCTCTATGCCGTAGGCCGCAGTTTGCGGTTGCAAACACGCGCCGCTCATGTTGCTGGCGTGCTCCAATTGGTCTTGGCCCTTGGCGTGTTGATGGAGGTGGGGCGCCGTTTCCTGTTTGGCAGTGAACCTGAGTCCCTGGTCATGATGATCGTTGGCTTCATTGCATTAATCGCTAACACCGTTTGCCTGTTGCTGATATTCAAGCATCGTGAGGGCGGCGTGCATATGAAAGCCAGCTGGATATTTTCAGCCAATGACGTGCTGATCAATCTGGGCGTCATCACCGCAGGTGCATTGGTCGCCTGGACGGGCTCCAGCTATCCGGATCTGATTATTGGCACGATCGTGGGTCTTATCGTACTCAACGGTGCCCGGCGCATTCTGGCGCTCAAGGCGTGA
- a CDS encoding efflux RND transporter periplasmic adaptor subunit, with amino-acid sequence MTFRIKRLALLISLPMLLNTGLAGLALMATNAGAQSAEQNEREVLYWYDPMYPQQRFDAPGPSPFMDMELLPRYADEGGDGASMTIDPSVMQNLGMRITSVTREPISQTVEAVGTLAFDERDVAIVQARSGGFVEKVYDRAPEDVIAKNAPLADLFVPEWAAAQEEYLALRSINEPQLVAAARHRLRLAGVPSDVIAQLERSGKARSTWTITSPISGVLRSLDVREGMTLPAGASLARINGLENVWLEVAVPEAQVANLHVGQTIEARLPAYPGDSLEGSIEAILPQANLDSRTVRVRIELPNPDQRLRPGMTADVTLSRDRDEALVVPTEALIRTGRRTLVMLAEGEGKFRPVEVRVGRETEDKTEVLAGLEEGQRVVASGQFLLDSEASLRGLIAQQDQSTQTTEAALHEAEGTIVSLEDDMVGLSHGPFKTLNMPGMTMAFPAADKSLLEGLTEGDRVRVGVSESDEGLLIEQIEQLGGGHDH; translated from the coding sequence ATGACATTTCGAATCAAGCGACTGGCTCTGCTGATTAGCCTACCCATGCTGCTGAATACAGGACTAGCCGGGCTAGCTCTAATGGCAACCAACGCCGGAGCTCAGTCTGCCGAGCAGAACGAGCGAGAAGTTCTTTATTGGTACGATCCGATGTATCCGCAACAGCGCTTTGACGCACCTGGCCCTTCTCCTTTCATGGATATGGAGCTTCTGCCGCGTTATGCCGACGAAGGGGGCGATGGCGCATCGATGACCATCGACCCCTCGGTCATGCAGAACTTAGGAATGCGGATCACCTCAGTCACACGCGAACCTATCAGTCAGACCGTCGAGGCGGTTGGTACTCTGGCTTTCGATGAACGTGACGTCGCCATTGTGCAGGCTCGCAGCGGTGGCTTCGTCGAGAAGGTCTACGATCGAGCGCCGGAAGACGTGATAGCGAAAAATGCGCCATTGGCCGATCTCTTCGTACCGGAGTGGGCAGCTGCGCAGGAAGAATATCTTGCTTTGCGCAGCATAAACGAACCGCAGCTGGTCGCTGCCGCTCGCCACCGTCTTCGCCTCGCTGGTGTTCCGTCTGACGTTATTGCGCAACTCGAGCGCAGCGGCAAAGCCAGGTCAACCTGGACTATAACGAGTCCCATCAGTGGCGTACTCCGTTCCCTTGACGTCCGCGAAGGGATGACGCTGCCTGCCGGCGCGTCCCTTGCCCGCATCAACGGACTGGAAAACGTCTGGCTGGAAGTTGCCGTACCTGAAGCACAGGTGGCCAACCTACACGTTGGTCAAACCATCGAAGCCAGGCTACCCGCCTACCCGGGCGACAGCCTGGAGGGTTCCATTGAGGCAATATTGCCCCAAGCCAATCTGGATAGCCGAACGGTACGGGTTCGGATCGAACTACCCAATCCTGATCAGCGCCTACGCCCCGGAATGACCGCAGACGTCACGCTGAGCCGCGATAGAGATGAGGCGCTGGTTGTGCCCACCGAAGCACTGATTCGAACCGGTCGGCGCACGCTTGTCATGCTCGCTGAAGGTGAGGGCAAGTTCCGCCCGGTAGAGGTTCGAGTCGGCCGTGAGACCGAAGACAAAACAGAGGTGTTGGCCGGTTTGGAAGAAGGCCAGCGAGTGGTGGCCTCAGGGCAATTCTTGCTTGACTCTGAAGCTAGCCTGCGGGGGTTGATTGCCCAGCAGGATCAATCGACGCAAACCACAGAAGCAGCCTTACACGAGGCCGAGGGCACCATCGTGAGCCTGGAAGACGATATGGTCGGCTTGTCCCACGGTCCGTTCAAGACACTGAACATGCCCGGCATGACGATGGCGTTCCCTGCCGCAGACAAATCCTTGCTCGAAGGACTTACCGAAGGAGATCGCGTCCGGGTGGGCGTTAGCGAAAGCGACGAAGGCCTTCTTATTGAGCAGATCGAACAACTCGGGGGCGGCCATGATCACTAA